A portion of the uncultured Bacteroides sp. genome contains these proteins:
- a CDS encoding C69 family dipeptidase, which yields MKEHFNEQGRALLKTWKRGFLLCGLFLVAFVAETSACTNLIVGKNASADGSTIVSYSADSYGLFGELYHYPAATYPKGAMLDVFEWDTNKYLGQIEQAKQTYNVIGNMNEFQLTIGETTFGGRPELVDSTAIIDYGSLIYIGLQRSRTAREAVKIMTELVKEYGYYSSGESFTIADPNEIWILEMIGKGPGIRGAVWVAVRVPDDCISAHANQSRIHSFNMDDKENCLYSSDVVSFAREKGYFNGINKDFSFADAYAPLDFGARRFCEARVWSYFNMFTDQGAAYLPYIQGKSNEPMPLFVKPNRKISVQDVKNAMRNHYEGTALDISNDFGAGPYKTPYRLSPLTFKVGDQEYFNERPISTQQTGFVFVAQMRADKPDAIGGVLWFGVDDANMTVFTPVYCCTDSVPACYARNGADYITFSWDSSFWVFNWVANMVYPRYSLMIDDVHATQKELETFLNQAQEGVEATAAKLYEKNPAEAKAFLTKYTGVTAQNTFTAWKHLGEFLVVKYNDGVVKRVKNGHFERNSIGQPAGVLRPGYPKEFLEEYVKQTGERYKVTN from the coding sequence ATGAAGGAACATTTTAATGAGCAAGGCCGGGCTTTGCTAAAGACATGGAAAAGAGGTTTTCTCTTGTGTGGCCTCTTTTTAGTGGCGTTTGTGGCGGAAACATCTGCTTGTACTAACCTGATAGTAGGAAAAAATGCGTCGGCAGACGGATCTACCATTGTTTCATATTCAGCAGATTCATACGGATTGTTCGGTGAACTTTACCATTATCCGGCGGCAACTTATCCAAAAGGTGCCATGCTCGATGTTTTTGAGTGGGATACCAACAAGTATTTAGGTCAGATAGAGCAAGCCAAGCAGACATATAATGTAATTGGCAACATGAATGAGTTTCAGTTAACTATTGGTGAGACAACCTTTGGCGGACGTCCGGAATTGGTTGATAGTACAGCAATCATTGATTATGGAAGTCTGATCTATATCGGTTTACAACGCTCTCGCACAGCTCGCGAAGCCGTTAAGATAATGACCGAACTTGTGAAGGAATACGGATATTATAGTAGTGGTGAGTCATTTACCATCGCCGATCCGAATGAGATTTGGATTCTGGAGATGATTGGCAAAGGTCCCGGTATTCGTGGCGCCGTTTGGGTAGCTGTTCGTGTGCCGGATGATTGTATTTCTGCACATGCCAATCAATCACGCATTCACAGCTTCAATATGGACGACAAGGAGAATTGTCTTTATTCTTCCGATGTTGTTTCGTTTGCTCGTGAAAAAGGCTATTTCAATGGTATAAACAAAGATTTTAGTTTTGCTGATGCGTATGCGCCGCTTGATTTTGGTGCACGTCGTTTCTGCGAAGCCCGCGTATGGAGTTATTTCAACATGTTCACCGATCAGGGAGCTGCTTATCTTCCTTATATACAAGGAAAGAGCAATGAACCTATGCCGTTGTTTGTGAAACCGAATCGTAAGATCTCCGTTCAAGATGTAAAGAATGCCATGCGCAACCATTATGAAGGTACTGCGCTCGACATTTCTAACGACTTCGGAGCCGGTCCCTATAAAACTCCTTACCGCCTTTCTCCGCTGACTTTCAAAGTGGGAGATCAGGAATATTTCAATGAACGTCCCATCTCTACTCAGCAGACAGGCTTCGTGTTTGTTGCTCAGATGCGTGCTGATAAACCCGATGCGATTGGTGGAGTACTCTGGTTTGGTGTAGATGATGCCAACATGACTGTCTTTACTCCGGTGTATTGCTGTACGGACAGCGTGCCGGCTTGTTATGCACGCAACGGTGCCGATTACATCACCTTCTCGTGGGATTCTTCTTTCTGGGTATTTAACTGGGTGGCCAACATGGTTTATCCGCGTTATAGTTTGATGATAGATGACGTACATGCTACACAAAAAGAGCTTGAAACATTTTTGAATCAGGCACAAGAAGGAGTTGAAGCTACGGCTGCCAAACTGTATGAGAAAAACCCGGCAGAAGCAAAAGCCTTTCTGACCAAATATACCGGTGTTACTGCTCAAAACACCTTTACTGCGTGGAAACACCTAGGAGAATTCCTTGTTGTGAAGTATAACGATGGTGTGGTGAAGCGTGTGAAAAACGGGCATTTTGAACGTAATTCCATCGGTCAGCCTGCCGGAGTACTTCGCCCGGGCTATCCCAAAGAGTTTCTCGAAGAATATGTGAAGCAAACAGGTGAAAGATACAAGGTTACAAATTAG
- a CDS encoding M23 family metallopeptidase encodes MKKYIVALLLFGSVEGHCQAGAATTFVPPLDIPLTLSGNFGELRSNHFHGGLDFKTQNVIGKKVLALADGYISRILVTHGSGCMLYVHYNNGYTTIYRHLSGFVSWMAQRVEAYQYEHETWEVDITPNPTEYPVRAGQQVAWSGNSGYSFGPHLHIDLIEDATDDRVDPLPFFRNFIKDNRAPQASGVILFPQPGRGIVEGSQQKKRFMPNAIRPIEAWGWIGSGIRAHDYMPGTSNRYGVYSVVLTVDGKETFRSTMDRYSADENRMVNSWVYGDYMKSFIDPGNTLRMLRAENGSRGLIDINEERDYHFVYELKDFYGNTSRYRFVVRGKRQAIDPLVHREKYLFAWDKMNYLQEPGMTLVIPKGTLYEDLPLFFNVRADSGAVAYTYQINDESIPLHSACELSIGIRRKVVADTTKYYVARVSGGRTYSVGGKYTNGFVTAKILTLGTYTVAIDTIPPKVVPVNKKAWSRSGRIIYHIKDRETAIRSYKGTIDGKYALFGWEMMTNRLICKIDPRRVSRTGKHIVEVSVTDACGNVTVVRETY; translated from the coding sequence ATGAAGAAATATATAGTGGCTTTGTTGTTGTTTGGCAGTGTCGAAGGGCATTGCCAAGCAGGAGCAGCCACCACTTTCGTTCCTCCCCTTGACATTCCCCTTACATTGAGCGGTAATTTTGGAGAATTGCGCTCTAATCACTTTCACGGCGGGCTCGATTTCAAAACACAAAACGTTATCGGTAAAAAGGTATTGGCGTTAGCCGATGGTTATATATCACGCATACTCGTTACCCATGGGTCCGGTTGTATGCTTTACGTGCATTACAACAATGGTTATACTACCATTTATCGACATCTTTCAGGCTTTGTTTCTTGGATGGCACAGCGTGTTGAGGCTTATCAATATGAACATGAAACATGGGAAGTTGATATTACTCCTAATCCGACAGAGTATCCTGTACGTGCCGGGCAACAGGTTGCTTGGAGCGGAAATTCCGGTTATTCTTTCGGCCCTCATCTACACATTGATCTGATTGAAGATGCTACGGACGATCGGGTTGATCCACTTCCTTTCTTTAGGAATTTTATAAAAGATAATCGGGCACCGCAGGCTAGTGGGGTCATTCTTTTCCCTCAGCCTGGTAGGGGAATTGTTGAAGGTAGTCAACAGAAAAAACGCTTTATGCCCAATGCGATACGGCCCATTGAAGCGTGGGGGTGGATCGGATCCGGAATCAGAGCACATGATTATATGCCAGGTACATCTAATCGTTATGGTGTGTACTCCGTTGTGCTGACTGTAGACGGAAAAGAGACTTTTCGCAGTACGATGGATCGTTATTCGGCAGATGAAAACCGCATGGTGAATTCTTGGGTATATGGAGATTACATGAAGTCTTTCATTGATCCGGGCAACACGCTTCGGATGCTTCGTGCCGAGAATGGATCGAGAGGATTGATTGATATTAATGAAGAGCGGGACTATCACTTTGTGTACGAATTGAAAGATTTCTATGGCAATACTTCTCGTTATCGTTTCGTTGTTCGAGGCAAACGCCAAGCGATTGATCCGTTGGTACATCGTGAAAAATATCTTTTTGCTTGGGATAAGATGAATTATTTGCAAGAGCCGGGAATGACCCTCGTCATACCCAAAGGAACATTATATGAAGACCTGCCTTTGTTTTTCAATGTTCGTGCCGATTCCGGTGCCGTGGCCTATACCTACCAAATAAATGATGAATCGATTCCGTTGCACTCTGCTTGTGAGCTTTCTATCGGCATCCGTCGCAAGGTGGTGGCTGATACTACCAAATATTATGTGGCCCGTGTTTCAGGCGGAAGGACGTATAGTGTTGGTGGTAAGTATACAAATGGTTTTGTTACAGCTAAGATCTTAACTCTGGGCACATATACTGTTGCAATCGATACCATTCCGCCAAAAGTTGTTCCGGTGAACAAGAAAGCCTGGTCTCGTTCAGGACGAATCATTTATCACATCAAAGACAGAGAGACGGCTATTCGCTCGTATAAAGGAACCATTGATGGCAAGTACGCTCTTTTCGGTTGGGAGATGATGACAAACAGATTAATTTGTAAAATAGATCCCCGTCGGGTAAGTCGTACGGGTAAGCATATAGTAGAGGTTAGTGTGACGGATGCTTGCGGCAATGTGACAGTTGTGCGTGAGACATATTAA
- a CDS encoding ammonium transporter: protein MKKRWIILMSLMVIISIIGVFTPESADLWEPDAKVNYADVAWMITATIFVLMMTPGLSLFYGGMVRQKNVISTILQSFIAMGVISIIWVVFGFSLAFGDDIGSFVGNPATFFMFNGVGAKTHELLAPTIPLALFALFQMKFAIITPSLITGSFAERVRFSAYLVFMMLFCIFVYCPLAHWTWHPDGFLRQMGVVDFAGGIVVHASSGVAALAGAMFLGKRHDQKVSHAPANIPFVILGAAMLWLGWFGFNAGSSLAANGVAVKAFLNTNTASATAMLVWVFFDCLRGRKPSAMGAAIGAVVGLVAITPSAGYVTIGESIFIALVTTIVCNVAVYWKNHTSVDDALDVFPTHGVGGILGTILTGVFVNGLVAGHIDVFLVHLLAVVIVSLYTFVVTYALYWLTNKMIPMRVSAESEQIGLDISQHDEHYGMAGFGERELAEYLEDEPAKL from the coding sequence ATGAAGAAGCGTTGGATTATTCTGATGAGCCTTATGGTCATCATTAGTATTATTGGAGTTTTTACTCCCGAGTCGGCCGATTTGTGGGAACCGGATGCAAAAGTGAATTATGCTGATGTGGCCTGGATGATAACTGCCACTATCTTTGTGTTAATGATGACCCCCGGTCTTTCACTCTTTTATGGAGGTATGGTTCGTCAGAAGAATGTCATCTCCACCATCTTGCAAAGTTTCATTGCCATGGGGGTGATTAGTATCATTTGGGTTGTGTTCGGTTTTAGCCTTGCTTTTGGCGATGATATAGGTAGTTTTGTTGGTAATCCGGCTACTTTCTTTATGTTTAACGGAGTGGGGGCCAAAACTCATGAATTGTTGGCGCCGACCATTCCATTGGCTCTTTTTGCGCTGTTTCAAATGAAATTTGCCATTATCACTCCTTCTTTGATTACAGGCTCGTTTGCAGAGCGCGTTCGTTTTTCTGCATATCTGGTATTTATGATGCTTTTCTGCATCTTTGTTTATTGTCCGTTGGCGCACTGGACGTGGCATCCCGATGGATTTCTTCGTCAAATGGGCGTGGTCGATTTTGCGGGTGGTATCGTGGTACATGCTTCGTCGGGTGTGGCAGCCTTGGCTGGTGCTATGTTTCTAGGCAAAAGGCATGATCAAAAGGTTTCTCATGCTCCGGCAAATATTCCTTTTGTTATTTTGGGAGCCGCTATGCTTTGGTTGGGATGGTTTGGCTTTAATGCCGGTTCTTCACTAGCTGCAAATGGCGTTGCTGTAAAAGCTTTCTTAAATACCAATACTGCATCGGCTACGGCTATGTTGGTATGGGTGTTTTTCGATTGTTTGCGTGGACGCAAACCTTCTGCTATGGGAGCTGCTATCGGGGCAGTCGTTGGCCTGGTTGCCATCACTCCTTCGGCCGGATACGTCACTATCGGTGAAAGTATTTTTATTGCTCTGGTTACTACTATTGTGTGTAACGTTGCTGTTTACTGGAAAAATCATACTTCGGTAGACGATGCGCTTGATGTTTTTCCCACACATGGTGTTGGTGGTATTCTAGGAACAATTCTGACCGGTGTGTTTGTGAATGGTTTGGTAGCTGGCCATATTGATGTTTTCTTGGTTCACTTACTTGCCGTGGTCATTGTCAGTTTGTATACTTTTGTTGTAACATACGCATTGTATTGGCTTACCAACAAAATGATCCCGATGCGTGTCTCTGCAGAGAGTGAGCAGATTGGCTTGGATATCAGTCAACATGATGAACACTATGGTATGGCGGGGTTTGGTGAGCGCGAACTAGCTGAATATTTGGAAGATGAGCCCGCAAAGTTGTAA
- the ald gene encoding alanine dehydrogenase, protein MIIGIPKEIKNNENRVGMTPAGVREMAKKGHTMYVQHTAGVGSGFTDEEYVAAGATILPTIEEVYSTSEMIVKVKEPIEPEYKLIKKGQLLFTYFHFASDEELTHAMIASGAICLAYETVKKADGSLPLLIPMSEVAGRMAVQEGARFLEKPQGGKGILLGGVPGVRPAKVLILGAGVVGTHAAMLAAGAGADVTITDISLPRLRYLSEVLPKNVKTLYSSEHNIKAELPSTNLVVGSVLIPGDKAPHLITKEMLKLMQPGTVMVDVAIDQGGCFETSHATSHSEPIYIVDGIVHYAVANIPGAVPYTSTLALTNASLPYAMALAGKGWRTACKEDAALAAGLNVVEGKVTFKAVADIYGLKYEPITL, encoded by the coding sequence ATGATAATTGGAATTCCTAAAGAGATCAAAAACAATGAAAATCGGGTAGGTATGACACCTGCCGGAGTGCGTGAAATGGCAAAGAAAGGCCACACGATGTATGTACAGCACACAGCAGGTGTAGGAAGTGGATTTACCGATGAAGAATATGTGGCAGCAGGAGCAACCATACTGCCTACTATTGAAGAGGTATATTCAACTTCCGAGATGATCGTTAAAGTAAAAGAGCCTATTGAACCTGAGTACAAACTCATCAAGAAAGGCCAATTGCTCTTCACTTATTTTCATTTTGCTTCGGACGAAGAGCTAACACATGCTATGATTGCTAGCGGGGCCATTTGCTTAGCTTACGAAACAGTGAAAAAGGCCGATGGATCGCTACCTTTACTTATTCCTATGAGTGAAGTAGCAGGACGTATGGCTGTACAAGAAGGTGCGCGTTTTCTGGAGAAGCCACAAGGTGGAAAAGGTATTCTCTTGGGAGGAGTACCGGGAGTAAGACCTGCCAAAGTATTAATTCTGGGTGCAGGTGTAGTAGGTACACATGCCGCCATGTTAGCTGCCGGAGCCGGAGCCGATGTGACAATCACCGACATTTCTCTGCCACGTTTGCGTTATCTAAGCGAAGTGCTTCCCAAGAACGTGAAAACGCTCTATTCTTCGGAACATAACATTAAGGCAGAATTGCCTTCAACAAACCTTGTTGTAGGATCTGTGCTCATTCCTGGCGACAAAGCACCACATCTTATTACGAAAGAGATGTTGAAGTTGATGCAGCCGGGTACGGTAATGGTGGATGTAGCTATCGATCAGGGGGGATGCTTTGAAACATCACATGCTACAAGCCATAGCGAACCTATTTATATAGTAGACGGAATCGTACACTATGCAGTAGCAAATATCCCGGGGGCTGTACCTTACACTTCAACACTTGCATTAACCAATGCTTCGCTTCCTTATGCCATGGCACTAGCGGGAAAAGGATGGAGAACAGCTTGTAAAGAAGATGCCGCACTTGCCGCCGGATTAAATGTTGTAGAAGGAAAAGTTACTTTCAAAGCTGTAGCAGACATATATGGATTAAAGTACGAACCAATCACATTATAA
- a CDS encoding nitronate monooxygenase, translating to MNRISSLFGIQYPIIQAGMVWCSGWKLASAVSNAGGLGLIGSGSMHPEVLREHIRKCKAATDKPFGVNIPLMYPQIDEIMNIIADEGVKIVFTSAGNPKTWTAWLKERGIIVAHVVSSAKFAAKCEDAGVDAVVAEGFEAGGHNGREETTTLCLIPSVRKATTLPLIAAGGIATGEAIFAVSVLGAEGVQIGTRFALTAESSASEAFKEYCLQLNEGDTKLHLKKLAPARLAKNTFRDAVEEAENRGASADELREILGKGRAKKGIFEGDLNEGELEIGQIASLFSRIDTVDEVMHELVDTYQAAVAKSYLW from the coding sequence ATGAACAGAATATCTTCTCTTTTTGGTATCCAATATCCTATAATACAAGCAGGAATGGTGTGGTGCAGCGGTTGGAAGTTAGCTTCAGCAGTGAGTAATGCCGGTGGACTTGGTTTGATTGGTTCCGGTTCTATGCATCCTGAAGTATTGCGTGAGCATATTCGTAAATGCAAGGCTGCTACGGATAAGCCTTTCGGAGTGAACATTCCATTAATGTATCCCCAAATAGATGAAATAATGAATATTATTGCCGATGAAGGGGTGAAAATAGTCTTTACCTCAGCCGGAAATCCTAAAACATGGACTGCTTGGCTGAAAGAACGCGGCATTATTGTTGCCCATGTAGTTTCATCTGCTAAGTTTGCTGCCAAATGTGAGGATGCCGGGGTTGATGCCGTTGTAGCTGAAGGATTTGAAGCCGGCGGGCACAATGGTAGGGAAGAGACAACTACCCTTTGTTTGATTCCTTCCGTTCGGAAAGCAACCACTCTACCTTTGATTGCTGCCGGTGGAATTGCTACGGGTGAAGCTATTTTTGCTGTCTCAGTGCTTGGAGCCGAAGGTGTACAAATAGGAACACGCTTTGCGCTGACTGCTGAAAGCTCTGCAAGCGAGGCCTTTAAAGAATACTGTCTACAATTGAATGAAGGTGACACAAAGTTACATCTCAAGAAGTTGGCACCGGCTCGTTTAGCGAAGAATACATTCCGTGATGCAGTAGAAGAAGCTGAGAATCGTGGAGCATCCGCTGACGAATTACGAGAAATTTTAGGAAAAGGCCGTGCTAAAAAGGGCATTTTTGAAGGAGATCTCAATGAAGGTGAATTAGAAATTGGTCAGATAGCCTCTCTGTTTAGCCGGATTGATACTGTTGATGAGGTTATGCACGAACTAGTGGATACTTATCAGGCAGCTGTGGCTAAGTCTTATTTGTGGTAA
- a CDS encoding DUF4858 domain-containing protein yields MTKRIALFLLLSSFYLLAHAQWTKKDSTNLRRLLESDGEIKLNPNALKQLKIGKVTGTPLLVDDKSALKTNETLPSVLPEKKKMVLTLMPYSANTKFNYDPIYQKKINVKANTYKSNPFEVLYSLTIPSNWAKHPFDGGYRKSLEEIEATGLRYNPLAARANNMAVGAWEGTGASGHDFMKPFTKEFWDVKGRKRRARTLEVLSQYGDSTTVFFRDGVPENKVR; encoded by the coding sequence ATGACAAAGCGCATAGCTCTCTTTCTACTTCTTAGCTCATTTTATCTGTTGGCACATGCCCAATGGACGAAGAAAGATTCAACCAACTTACGCCGTTTGCTGGAGAGCGATGGTGAAATAAAGCTCAATCCGAATGCCCTAAAACAGCTAAAGATTGGGAAGGTGACAGGCACGCCTCTGCTTGTGGATGACAAATCTGCACTTAAGACCAATGAAACTCTTCCGTCTGTGTTGCCAGAGAAAAAGAAAATGGTGTTGACGTTGATGCCTTATAGTGCCAATACAAAATTTAATTATGATCCTATTTACCAGAAAAAGATTAATGTGAAAGCAAACACTTATAAATCAAACCCGTTTGAGGTGTTATACTCATTAACGATTCCTTCCAATTGGGCAAAACATCCGTTTGATGGTGGTTATCGCAAGTCGCTTGAAGAGATAGAAGCGACCGGTTTGCGCTATAACCCTTTGGCTGCTCGGGCAAATAACATGGCAGTAGGTGCTTGGGAGGGTACTGGTGCTTCAGGACATGACTTTATGAAACCTTTTACGAAAGAATTTTGGGATGTGAAGGGACGAAAGCGCCGTGCTCGTACGCTTGAAGTGTTGAGCCAGTATGGTGATTCCACTACTGTCTTCTTTCGTGATGGCGTACCGGAAAATAAGGTTCGTTAA
- a CDS encoding DUF4943 family protein: MKKTLFVMLTILLAIACTSCNEETLDYNHPDVKLFVKQLKDGTYKTKGPEGYVEVPRFTREDIPELLTYAEDLTVIPSFPLPPVSVYFGTKVRLGECMLWIVESIRLGQYASLGCKMVRADAQNYEGIYFLSDQEVHDAAKRYRYWWENVRYPKTEWSVTPCFDDPLCGSGYRWW, encoded by the coding sequence ATGAAAAAAACTTTATTTGTGATGCTGACAATACTGTTGGCAATAGCATGCACAAGTTGCAATGAAGAAACGCTAGACTATAACCATCCCGATGTGAAGCTTTTTGTGAAGCAACTTAAGGATGGAACATATAAAACAAAAGGTCCCGAAGGATATGTTGAAGTACCCAGATTTACGCGGGAAGATATTCCTGAATTGTTAACTTATGCAGAAGATCTTACTGTTATACCTTCATTTCCATTACCACCGGTTTCTGTTTATTTCGGAACGAAAGTTCGTTTGGGGGAGTGCATGTTATGGATTGTGGAGAGCATTCGTTTGGGACAATATGCCTCTCTTGGCTGTAAAATGGTACGAGCTGATGCGCAAAATTATGAAGGAATTTATTTCCTTTCCGACCAAGAAGTGCATGATGCGGCAAAGCGTTACCGCTATTGGTGGGAGAATGTCCGGTATCCAAAAACGGAGTGGTCTGTAACTCCATGTTTTGATGATCCCCTTTGTGGGAGTGGATATCGCTGGTGGTAA
- a CDS encoding outer membrane beta-barrel protein — MKKENDELTELFRSRLADAKMPVRDRFWEELEKDIPVAVHRRRLYIYRFTAAASVLFVLMASSAAFWFFSPKEEIADAFTKVEISAGAQGQLNADVVKDDFPPIHTASVLPKPTPRSFGVLTLPDNNNGEGQNDSTVSITVSMSFSISSSSSYTSRNKKRSQQQQTSMASNSNEATENAVHSHSTDVERSVGGSSQKEANKVSSWALKAAAGLSLLVADDMRAPVAASITLEKKITKRFSVEAGLAYSCEQSPENGNMHYVGIPVKANYLIAGNRKLDVYASLGGLLDKCVAGAPQNDFNSEPIQLSLTAGLGVRYKISDKFALFAEPAITHHFNPDLDWETARSRKSTNMNLLCGVRMTY; from the coding sequence ATGAAGAAAGAAAATGATGAATTGACAGAATTGTTTCGCTCACGACTGGCAGATGCTAAAATGCCGGTGAGAGATCGTTTTTGGGAAGAACTTGAAAAGGATATTCCGGTGGCTGTTCATCGTCGTCGGTTATATATCTATCGTTTCACAGCAGCTGCTTCTGTACTTTTTGTATTGATGGCTTCGTCGGCTGCTTTTTGGTTCTTCTCACCCAAAGAAGAGATTGCGGATGCTTTTACTAAGGTTGAGATCTCCGCTGGGGCCCAGGGGCAACTGAATGCTGATGTGGTGAAAGATGACTTTCCTCCTATACATACTGCATCAGTCTTACCAAAACCTACTCCTCGTTCGTTTGGCGTTTTAACTCTACCCGATAATAATAATGGAGAAGGACAGAATGACTCAACTGTTTCTATAACTGTTTCCATGTCGTTTTCTATTTCTTCCTCTTCTTCCTACACTTCTCGTAACAAAAAGAGGTCTCAGCAGCAGCAAACTTCGATGGCTTCTAATTCTAATGAAGCGACAGAGAATGCAGTTCACTCTCACTCTACTGACGTTGAGCGTTCTGTTGGCGGAAGCTCACAGAAAGAAGCTAATAAAGTTTCTTCTTGGGCTTTGAAAGCGGCTGCCGGCCTTTCGTTGCTTGTTGCCGATGACATGCGTGCTCCTGTTGCTGCAAGCATTACATTAGAAAAGAAAATCACAAAACGTTTTTCTGTAGAAGCCGGACTCGCTTACTCTTGCGAACAAAGTCCTGAGAATGGAAACATGCACTATGTTGGCATTCCTGTTAAGGCCAACTATCTGATAGCCGGTAATCGTAAACTAGATGTATACGCTTCCTTAGGCGGACTGCTTGATAAGTGTGTGGCTGGTGCTCCGCAGAATGATTTCAACAGCGAACCTATTCAATTGTCTCTGACTGCAGGTTTGGGTGTACGATATAAAATTAGCGATAAGTTTGCCTTATTTGCCGAACCGGCAATTACTCATCATTTTAATCCTGATTTAGATTGGGAGACTGCTCGTTCCCGTAAATCTACGAATATGAATCTGCTCTGCGGAGTGAGGATGACCTATTAA
- a CDS encoding sigma-70 family RNA polymerase sigma factor: MENEIELIKGCRAGDNLARKQLYTLYSNKMLAVCYRYTGDMDAAHDVLHDAFIKIFTGFSFRGEASLGTWITKVMITQAIDYLRKQKRVSQMIVHEEDIPDIPDLPDKDNSSRITEEQLMAFVAELPDGCRTVFNLFVFEEKSHKEIADMLHIKEHSSTSQLHRAKCLLAKRIKEYLNHEERK; this comes from the coding sequence TTGGAAAATGAGATAGAACTGATTAAAGGCTGTAGGGCGGGAGACAACTTAGCCCGCAAGCAACTTTATACCCTCTATTCCAACAAGATGCTGGCGGTGTGCTACCGCTATACGGGCGATATGGATGCAGCTCATGATGTACTACACGATGCTTTCATTAAGATATTTACCGGATTTTCTTTCCGGGGTGAAGCATCGCTGGGTACGTGGATAACCAAGGTGATGATTACTCAGGCAATCGATTATCTGCGGAAGCAAAAACGCGTTAGTCAGATGATTGTGCACGAGGAAGATATCCCTGATATCCCTGACCTTCCGGATAAGGACAATAGTAGTCGGATTACGGAAGAGCAGTTGATGGCTTTTGTAGCTGAGCTGCCCGATGGCTGTCGCACGGTTTTCAACTTGTTCGTTTTCGAAGAGAAGTCGCACAAAGAGATTGCTGATATGCTTCATATAAAGGAACATTCATCTACCTCACAGTTGCACCGGGCCAAATGTTTGCTGGCAAAAAGAATTAAAGAATACTTGAATCATGAAGAAAGAAAATGA
- the nadC gene encoding carboxylating nicotinate-nucleotide diphosphorylase, with amino-acid sequence MNELIDKLIDLAFAEDIGDGDHTTLSCIPPTAMGKSKLLIKEAGVLAGMEIAKEIFHRFDPEMKVEVFINDGAEVKPGDVAMVVEGKVQSLLQTERLMLNVMQRMSGIATMTRRYVKQLEGTNTRVLDTRKTTPGMRMLEKAAVKIGGGVNHRIGLFDMILLKDNHVDFAGGIDKAISRAKDYCKQKGKDLKIEIEVRNFDELNQVLAIGGVDRIMLDNFTPANTKKAVEVIGGRYETESSGGITFDTLRDYAVCGVDYISVGALTHSVKGLDMSFKAC; translated from the coding sequence ATGAATGAGCTGATAGATAAATTGATTGACCTTGCTTTCGCTGAAGATATAGGTGATGGAGATCATACCACACTGTCTTGTATTCCTCCGACTGCTATGGGCAAATCGAAACTCCTTATCAAAGAAGCCGGAGTATTAGCCGGAATGGAAATAGCCAAAGAAATTTTTCATCGCTTCGATCCGGAAATGAAAGTGGAAGTATTTATCAATGATGGTGCTGAAGTGAAACCGGGCGATGTGGCCATGGTGGTGGAAGGTAAAGTGCAGTCTCTGCTGCAAACCGAACGATTGATGCTCAACGTGATGCAACGTATGAGCGGCATTGCTACCATGACTCGCCGTTATGTGAAACAGCTCGAAGGTACGAATACTCGTGTGCTCGATACCCGCAAGACTACTCCGGGTATGCGTATGCTCGAGAAAGCGGCAGTTAAGATCGGTGGAGGTGTGAATCATCGCATCGGCCTTTTTGATATGATTCTACTCAAAGATAATCATGTGGATTTTGCCGGAGGCATAGACAAAGCCATCTCTCGGGCCAAGGACTACTGTAAGCAGAAGGGTAAAGATCTGAAAATAGAGATTGAGGTCAGAAACTTCGATGAACTGAATCAGGTGCTTGCCATTGGCGGAGTAGATCGCATCATGCTCGATAATTTCACTCCAGCGAATACTAAAAAGGCTGTGGAAGTGATTGGCGGACGCTATGAAACAGAATCCTCGGGAGGTATCACCTTCGATACATTGCGCGATTATGCCGTGTGTGGAGTTGACTACATTTCTGTAGGTGCACTCACTCATTCAGTGAAAGGTCTTGATATGAGTTTCAAGGCTTGTTGA